The Methanocella arvoryzae MRE50 genome includes a region encoding these proteins:
- a CDS encoding ribonuclease P protein component 4, translating into MKGKSKKGRDQRSFNVDLANQRIERLFEMAAEVYPERPDLADRYVDIARRISMRHRVSIPRELKRNVCKDCYAYLRPGSNARVRADGHNVVITCLKCGGVRRYPYK; encoded by the coding sequence ATGAAAGGTAAAAGCAAAAAAGGACGTGATCAGCGATCGTTCAACGTGGACCTCGCCAACCAGCGCATCGAGAGGCTGTTCGAGATGGCTGCCGAAGTCTATCCCGAAAGGCCCGACCTTGCCGACCGCTACGTTGACATAGCCCGCAGGATCAGCATGCGCCACAGGGTCAGCATCCCCCGTGAGCTGAAGAGGAACGTGTGTAAAGACTGCTATGCATACCTCCGCCCCGGCTCAAACGCCCGCGTCAGGGCAGACGGCCACAACGTCGTCATCACCTGCCTCAAATGCGGTGGCGTGAGACGCTACCCTTATAAATAG